In one window of Musa acuminata AAA Group cultivar baxijiao chromosome BXJ3-2, Cavendish_Baxijiao_AAA, whole genome shotgun sequence DNA:
- the LOC135631974 gene encoding NEDD8-conjugating enzyme Ubc12-like, translating into MIKLFKIKDQKREDAANSSGRAPVKKQSAGELRLHKDISELNLPKSTVISFPNGKDDLMNFEISIRPDEGYYQGGTFVFTFQVSPSYPHEPPKVKCKTKVYHPNIDLEGNVCLNILREDWKPVLNINTVIYGLILLFMQPNDEDPLNHDAAAVLRDNPRLFETNVRRAMAGGYVGQIYFPRCI; encoded by the exons ATGATAAAGCTTTTTAAAATTAAAGACCAAAAGCGGGAGGATGCAGCAAATTCGAGTGGAAGGGCTCCTGTCAAGAAGCAGAGTGCTGGAGAATTGCGTCTTCACAAAG ATATTAGTGAGCTTAATCTGCCCAAAAGCACTGTCATATCATTCCCAAATGGCAAGGATGATCTGATGAACTTTGAGATCAGCATAAGACCTGATGAAGGATACTATCA AGGTGGTACATTTGTTTTTACCTTTCAAGTATCTCCTTCTTATCCTCATGAGCCACCAAAGGTCAAGTGCAAGACAAAG GTTTACCATCCTAACATTGACCTGGAGGGAAATGTTTGCCTGAACATTCTGCGTGAAGACTGGAAGCCTGTGCTTAACATAAATACTGTTATTTATGGGTTGATTCTTCTTTTCATG CAACCAAACGATGAGGACCCACTAAATCATGATGCAGCTGCAGTCCTACGTGACAACCCTAGGTTGTTTGAGACAAATGTCAGAAGGGCAATGGCTGGAGGATACGTGGGTCAAATCTACTTCCCCAGATGCATATAA